Part of the Candidatus Hydrogenedentota bacterium genome is shown below.
GTCTCGCTGTAACTGCTGACGCCGCCTTCCCGCTGGAATACCGCCTCCAAATCGCGGGCCAACTGACCGCCGGCGCCCAGGACCAATGCGTGCATACAACCTCGCTGATGAGTGAGGCACGATTGTAGCAGCTTGGCGGGAGGGATGGAATCTGTCGAAGTAGACAATGGAGAAGTAGTTGATTTCTCGGAACTTCCTGTTGAGGACATCGAATTCGTTGCAGTTGTATGACTTACGCCTCAATCCTCCAGAGGCAACATTTTACCGGGTCCGAGATGCACGTCCGCGCGCGCTCAACGGCACAGGGAGTCTCCTTGTTCTATATTTTACTCGCTCTTCAAAAACTAATACTCCTTGACGATCAGACTCAAGACACGAAGAAGACAAGTATTCGATGGCTTTCTCCTCTTGTCCTGCATGTACGGCTAATTTCTTAAGATCGATACGCTTAAGGATTTCGATAGTAATAGGCCTTTTCGCGTCCCTGAATACAAGAGATGATATAAATCGCTGGGCAGTATCACGGTTCAGGAGATTAGCAAAGTAATCGGCCTCAGCCTTGGATTCACAGGGGACGAAGTAACAAGTGTCGTCAACCATGACTGGTTTACCTGCAGCGGACCCTATAGCCCGAAACTTGAAATTCTTGTAGAGCCCGGAAATTGCGACTTTTGCGGGTGAAAAGGAGTATTCACCCACGCCAAATACAGAGAAGCGAGGGCGATTCGCGTATATGGAACTGCCTCTGCGGTCCATGAATTCTGCGTGATCATTAAGGTACTGCCAAGTCTTGGGGGCTCTCTTCTCTATCTCGTCAGTAGGGTCGGCAACTCGACGCTGGGTCAGCAAGACGAAGCGTGTGGGTTTCAGCCTGTTGTTCGCCAAATCAGAGGACTTGAGCAGGGGAAACATGTAGCAATCCTCTAAGTCACAACACTCTCCCAGTCCGTTGATGAACGAATTGTTGACTCGAGTAAACTCCATGACCTTTGCGGCATCATGTTTCACTCCCGAGCGCCACTTTCGGTATTCCAAACCGTCAAGATCTCTTAGGGAACAATAGACATCTATGTCGGACACCAAATCTCCGGCACATAAGCCGAATGTCTGCATAGGCGTCTCGAACGAGAGATCGCGGTAAACAGTGGCCGTGGTATCGCTCCCCACGCTCCCTGTTCGTGCGTGCAGCAAACATGCGTCTACAGAAACACCAAACTCTGCGGCAGCATCGATTTGGTGAAGTGAAGCCGACCCAACACCAAGACCTTTAGTCCATGCGTGCCGTAGGACTTTGCGAGCTGTTGAGGTCTTGCAGAGCATAGCAAGTTCTGCCCGCGTTCCCTGGAGCGCCTCCAGCAGTCTTATTAGCATCCATTCGGAAATGTCGAAGTTGGCCTTTCCCGTCTTGGCAGCAAAGCCACCATGTCCCTGAAAGTTTGATTTCGCGGGGAGATTATTTCCTCTAATTACGCCCATTTCCGCATTGGTGATCCAAGGCGGATTACCCACAACGAGAAGAGGGGAAGGTTGCTCGCGGAAGAACTCGTGCCAATCTATGGTGTAGAAATCGCGCTGCTGAATAGTGACTGAAGGCAGTCCAATCTGCGCGA
Proteins encoded:
- a CDS encoding SAM-dependent DNA methyltransferase — its product is MISKKEFGDFQTPLSLARRVVAMLSKGEGHVCTVIEPTCGLGAFLRASAEIFGELPKYWGFDVNPAYVREASAALAQIGLPSVTIQQRDFYTIDWHEFFREQPSPLLVVGNPPWITNAEMGVIRGNNLPAKSNFQGHGGFAAKTGKANFDISEWMLIRLLEALQGTRAELAMLCKTSTARKVLRHAWTKGLGVGSASLHQIDAAAEFGVSVDACLLHARTGSVGSDTTATVYRDLSFETPMQTFGLCAGDLVSDIDVYCSLRDLDGLEYRKWRSGVKHDAAKVMEFTRVNNSFINGLGECCDLEDCYMFPLLKSSDLANNRLKPTRFVLLTQRRVADPTDEIEKRAPKTWQYLNDHAEFMDRRGSSIYANRPRFSVFGVGEYSFSPAKVAISGLYKNFKFRAIGSAAGKPVMVDDTCYFVPCESKAEADYFANLLNRDTAQRFISSLVFRDAKRPITIEILKRIDLKKLAVHAGQEEKAIEYLSSSCLESDRQGVLVFEERVKYRTRRLPVPLSARGRASRTR